Proteins encoded within one genomic window of Granulicella pectinivorans:
- a CDS encoding TonB-dependent receptor, whose amino-acid sequence MNRHWKTLLVAAVVLTSLHATVVAAQDTTSTVTGQVVDPGDAAIVGAQIDLRTSNGAKVLRTTSDSQGRFMLRGLSGGRYVLDVLHDGFQETKQTLVLSGNVMEATRVQMPVSTLTQSVTVSASPALATETPVSQSQAEVSREDFKNSPAITVADIVSMMPGVTFVPGNGPRDVAISVRGSSTRQTYGVRNIKVFEDGFPVTQPDGLARTDLTDPHAYSSVDVVRGPSSALYGNYATGGAINFHTRSGSEIKGLEVGADFGSFNYFNDYATYGAGDDRYQLSVFLSNVRADQATVNNQFNTVTANILASFAATPHDRMTFKFINNDLDTNLSIRLSRAQYQLNPYQLGCQTYSVAFATNGCASVSVYVNGYNGTRQSLGAAEAGLNRHDRRTIVGARYEHDLTEKTTWQTQFVWDNRDANQPTSSSAYRGTLPSFNVMSDLLRHGSTLGRSSTTVVGGFFNYENINSTSANLMPGGNATIGGATQTVQGSHLNSGFHARQEMSLGERWTLVAGLGGEYTKLSALANNFSYPVGGTPTISPVTANRPFFNVAPEVGVQFRPDNAWRLHARVGTGYGTPQATQLFTTPQGAFGNNTTLKTQRNIGIDTGADWALSSTLQLSGTFFYEWFRNEQVTQSPGVNLQSFTFNAPASAHRGVEASLDWHPLPQRLTGLRLRTAYTYDNQIYTDYTEQLTTGSVTNTFARSNNRIPGVQPHFLDGRVIYDQSTGSLRGLGGYVEATWRDQYFLDNANLLTAPGYTLLNLSLHYDPPVGHGFTSRLRFFFDLQNLANKTYVGSAGNITDSLNTSGQQNGASVLANSTGSIYAGTPRASYGGVRVRF is encoded by the coding sequence ATGAATAGACATTGGAAGACCTTGCTTGTCGCTGCCGTGGTGCTGACAAGCCTGCACGCGACCGTCGTCGCAGCTCAGGACACGACATCGACTGTAACGGGGCAAGTCGTCGATCCCGGCGATGCCGCCATCGTCGGTGCGCAGATCGACCTGCGCACAAGCAACGGGGCGAAGGTGCTCCGCACAACCTCGGACTCCCAGGGGCGATTTATGCTTCGCGGTCTCTCTGGAGGACGTTACGTATTAGACGTGCTGCACGATGGTTTTCAGGAAACCAAGCAAACGCTGGTGTTATCCGGCAACGTTATGGAGGCCACACGAGTCCAGATGCCTGTTTCTACGCTGACCCAGAGTGTGACCGTTTCCGCGAGCCCCGCGCTGGCGACAGAAACTCCGGTAAGCCAAAGTCAGGCTGAGGTAAGCCGTGAGGACTTCAAGAACTCTCCCGCAATTACGGTGGCCGATATCGTGAGCATGATGCCGGGCGTAACCTTCGTCCCTGGAAATGGTCCCCGCGACGTTGCGATCTCGGTACGTGGATCGAGCACGAGACAGACCTATGGCGTACGCAACATCAAGGTCTTCGAGGATGGCTTTCCTGTCACGCAGCCCGATGGCCTGGCGCGAACCGACCTCACCGACCCACACGCCTATAGCAGTGTCGACGTCGTTCGCGGACCGTCTTCGGCGCTCTACGGAAACTACGCCACGGGAGGCGCGATTAACTTCCACACGCGCTCTGGCAGCGAGATCAAGGGGCTTGAAGTCGGGGCAGACTTTGGCAGCTTCAACTACTTCAACGACTATGCAACGTATGGCGCTGGAGATGATCGCTATCAGCTGTCGGTGTTTCTGAGCAACGTGCGCGCGGATCAGGCCACGGTCAACAACCAGTTCAATACGGTGACCGCAAATATCCTCGCCAGCTTTGCCGCAACGCCGCATGATCGTATGACGTTCAAGTTCATCAACAACGACCTGGATACGAATCTCTCCATTCGTTTGTCGCGCGCGCAGTATCAATTGAATCCGTACCAGCTTGGCTGCCAGACGTATAGCGTGGCCTTCGCGACCAATGGTTGCGCCAGCGTCAGTGTCTACGTCAATGGATACAACGGAACAAGGCAGTCGCTCGGAGCTGCGGAGGCAGGCTTAAACCGCCACGACCGCCGCACGATCGTCGGCGCGAGGTATGAGCACGATCTGACGGAGAAGACGACTTGGCAGACGCAGTTCGTCTGGGATAACCGTGACGCCAATCAGCCAACGAGTTCCTCTGCCTATCGTGGAACGTTGCCGTCATTCAATGTGATGAGTGACCTGCTGCGCCACGGTTCTACCTTGGGCCGCTCGTCGACGACCGTCGTGGGCGGCTTCTTCAACTACGAGAACATCAACTCGACCAGTGCGAACCTGATGCCTGGTGGAAACGCGACCATCGGCGGCGCGACGCAGACGGTTCAGGGAAGTCACCTCAACTCCGGGTTCCACGCACGACAGGAGATGTCTTTGGGCGAACGATGGACTCTTGTAGCGGGTCTGGGCGGCGAGTACACGAAACTCAGTGCGCTGGCGAACAACTTCTCGTATCCGGTTGGAGGCACACCGACGATCTCGCCGGTGACTGCCAATCGTCCCTTCTTCAATGTCGCGCCGGAGGTGGGTGTGCAGTTCCGCCCGGACAATGCCTGGCGTCTGCATGCCCGCGTTGGGACTGGGTATGGCACGCCGCAGGCCACACAGCTCTTCACGACACCGCAGGGCGCCTTCGGCAATAACACCACGTTGAAGACGCAAAGGAACATCGGCATCGACACCGGTGCGGACTGGGCGTTGAGTTCCACGCTGCAGCTTTCCGGAACTTTCTTCTACGAGTGGTTCCGCAACGAGCAAGTGACGCAATCGCCGGGCGTAAACCTCCAGAGCTTCACCTTCAACGCGCCCGCATCGGCGCATCGCGGAGTGGAAGCGAGCCTCGATTGGCATCCATTGCCGCAGCGGCTCACGGGCCTGCGTCTTCGGACCGCATACACCTACGACAACCAAATCTACACAGACTACACGGAGCAGCTCACGACCGGAAGTGTGACCAATACATTCGCTCGCTCGAACAATCGCATCCCCGGTGTGCAGCCGCACTTCCTGGATGGGCGCGTGATCTACGATCAGTCCACGGGCTCGCTGCGCGGCTTGGGTGGATATGTCGAAGCCACCTGGCGTGACCAGTACTTCCTGGATAACGCGAACCTGCTCACGGCTCCCGGATACACGCTGCTCAACCTCAGCTTG